From the Polaribacter huanghezhanensis genome, the window ACAACGCTGTTTTGTTTTTCCCTTCAATTTTATAACCAACAGTTTCAGAAAACTCATCTCTGTGAGGAACTAAAAATGGCGTCACTTTTAAGTTGTTATTTAACACGATTGTAGAATCGTTTTGTAATTTTTGCAATGCAATATTTTGTAAAGAAACCAATTGACTCCACGGGCCATTTTTCTCTAAAAATGATTTCATTTTTGGCATTGCATACACCTTTGTTCCTTTTTTACCCAACGCTTCTCTGCCAAAATACATCAAACCTGTATAGTGCCCAATATGTGCATGAGTTAAGAAAACGCCATCAATAATTGTTGCTGTTTTTAAATGATGTTGTTCTAAATCTGCCAATTGTGTGTGCATGTCTGGAGTTGCTTCAAACAACCATTTTTGTTTGTTCTGTTGATCTACCAAACCTAAAGACACCACACTTTTTCTTTTATTTGTTCCGTTATAATAATTGGCGCAACATTCTTTTTGGCAACCAATATGTGGGTAGCCGCCATCTTGAGCAATTCCTAAAACAGTAATGTATTGTTGTAGTTTTTTTGGTTTAATAACCTCTGTTGATTTGTTTTCTACTTTACAACCCATTGCAAATATGATAAAAAACAATGCTACTATTTTTAATTTCATTTTAAGAAAAATTTAAAAATTAAAGTTACAAAAAAAGCACCAATCTTAGATTGATGCTTTTTGCTATTGTATAAAGCAAAAACTATAATTGAACTCTCCATCCATAAGGATCTTCAGTTTTATTGGTTTGGATGTCTGTAATTTTCTTTTTTAATTGAGCAGCGAAACTATTTTCTAATTCTGGCAACTCAAAATCTTCTTCTTTATAGCCAAAACCAGCAATTGGTGAAATTACCGCAGCAGTTCCAGCTCCAAATAATTCTTTTAATTCGCCACTTTTTGCAGCATTCACAACTTCTTTAACGGTTATTTTACGTACTTCAACGTTTATTCCGTTGTCTTTTGCGATTTGCAAAACACTTTTACGTGTAATTCCGTCTAAAATTCTATCAGAAGTCGGACTTGTAATTAACGTATCATTTATCCGTACAAAAATATTCATCGCGCCAGCTTCTTCAATATATTCATGACTTGTATCATCAGTCCAAATAACTTGATTATATCCTTTTTCTATGGCTAATTGAGTTGGATAAAATTGTGCGGCATAATTACCGCCAGCTTTTGCAAAACCAACGCCACCATTTGCAGCTCTTGCATATTTTTCTTCAATTAAAACTTTTACTTTTCCAGCAAAATAAGCACCAGAAGGAGCCGTTGCAATAATAAATTTATATTCAGTTGATGGTGAAGCGTGAAAACCATTTCCTGTAGCAAAAATAAAAGGTCTTATGTATAAAGAACTTCCTTCGTTAGTTGGAATCCAAGCGTTATCAATTTCTAATAATTTTTTTAAACCGTCCATAAAAAGTTTTTCAGGAACTTGCGGAATGACCATTCTTTCTGCCGATTTATTTAAACGTTTGCAGTTGTCTAAAGGTCTAAACAATAAGGTGTTTTCATTGGCGTCTTTGTAGGCTTTCATTCCTTCAAAAATAGATTGTCCGTAATGAAAAATCTTTGCTGATGGATCTAAAGAAATAGCTGCGTATGGTTGAATAGATGGGTTTTGCCATTTCCCGTCTTTATAATCACAGACAAACATGTGGTCAGAAAAAACCGTCCCAAAAGGTAAATTGTTAAAGTCTACAGAAGCTATTCTAGAATTTTGAATAGGATTAATTTTTATAGTTGAATTCATTTTAAATCAGAAATTTAATGCCGCAAAGGTAGGTAATTTATCACGTTCTAAACTCAGATAATGGCGAATATTATTGTTTAAATCCTTACATTTGTAGTAAATGTGTTAAAATTATAGAGGATGAAAAATCTATTAAAAGTGTGTGTTGTTTTCTTATTGGTTTTTACCGCTTGTAAAGAAAATTCAACAGAGAAAAAAGACACAAAAACAGCTGAAGCAACAACAAGTTTTGATTCTTTTGGGGCATTAATTTTCGACGAAGGAGCAATCGATTCGAAAGCAATGTTAGACAGGTTTAAATCGCTAAAAGTTGGCGATACCATCAATGTAAAATTTGCTTCAAAGATTGATGAAGTTTGTTCTAAAAAAGGTTGTTGGATGAAATTAGATTTAACAGACGGAACACAAACAATGGTTCGTTTTAAAGACTACGGATTCTTTATGCCGTTGGATGCTAAAGACAGAGAAGTAATTGTAAATGGTAAAGCATTTGTGCAAGAAACTTCTGTTGCAGATTTAAAACATTTTGCTGAAGATGCTGGTAAAACGAAAGAAGAAATTGCGAGAATTACAATGCCTAAAGTAGAGTTTACCTTTGAAGCAGACGGAGTTTTAATGAAAAAATAAACACAGTTTGAAAAGAGAAATTGTGATTACTGCAGATGGTTCTTCAACCATCCATTTACCAGATTGGAATGAAAATTACCATTCCACTCACGGCGCAATTCAAGAAGCAAAACACGTATTTATTTCTAAAGGATTGGAGGCGATTTCTGCATCAGAAATTTCGCTTTTGGAAATAGGTTTTGGAACAGGTTTAAATTGTTTTATCACTTTTTTAGAAGCTCAAAAGAAAGAAAAATTAATTAATTATGTTGGAGTAGAAGCATTTCCTGTAACAAAGGAAGAAGTTTCTAAATTGAATTATGTTTCAGAATTAAAAGCAAAACAGCAACAATTGGTTTTTGATGAAATTCACAATTGTCATTGGGAAGAAAAACATCAGATTCATTCTAATTTTTGGTTGACAAAAAGAAAGCAGTTTTTTAAAGATATTGTTGATGAAAATCAGTTTGAACTCATCTATTTTGATGCTTTTGGAGCAGAACATCAACCAGAATTATGGACCGTTGCTATTTTTAAAAAAATGTTTAAAGCATTAAGGGTAAACGGAATTTTAGTAACTTATTCCGCCAAAGGAAGCGTTCGCAGAGCCATGCAAGAAGTTGGTTTTACTGTTGAACGCCTTGATGGTCCGCCAGGAAAAAGAGAAATGCTGAGAGGAACGAAGTATTCAGCGTAGCTAAATATTTCAAGGAACGAAGTATTCAGCGTAGCTAAATATTTCAAAAAATAAAAAAGTATTAAAGTAAAATGGAAGAAAAAAAGTTAGAATTTAGAAGACTAAGAGGTCGAAAAAGGTCAAATCCAAAAAGAGGAATTGTATTTATTATTTTATTAATAATTATTGTCTATTTATGGATGAATGCAGATGCTATTATTTCAAAAATACTACCATAAATTACTTTTTAAAAGCCCGTTCTTTCCACTGATAATTGCTGAAAATTGATTTTAAAAAAACCCATACAATAAAATATGGATACACAAAACTACTTTTAAGATAGGTTTTAAAATCCATTTTTTTGTTTTCAAAAAGCGCCATTTTTTCTACTAATAAATAGTCAAAAAACAACTTTAATAAAAAGTAAAATATAAAAGTTTTAAAAGCGATTATTTTTAGAATTAATAACAAAGGCGCAAATGCTATAATTGCATTTCCTGTTAAAATGATGACTCCAATAAGCTTTCCAATTACTAAATTATAATTTGCTGTTTTTGATGCCCAACGAACGCGTTGTTCTATCAATTCTGAAAAAGAATTTACAGGAAATGTTTTTACAATAACATCTTTTGATTTTAGATACTGAACCTTCTCTTTATAAACCCGTAAAAATTTTTCTAATAAGAAAACATCATCGCCACTTGCAATAGAATTATTGCCTTCAAAACCATTTAGTTTTTCGAAAATATCTTTTCTGTACATTAAGTTTGCTCCATTGGCTAAAAACGGAATGTTCAATCCAAAACCACTAATAGTTGTTGCTTGTAAACTCATAAACTCTAAACGCTGAAATTGATGTAAAAATGTTGAGTCTGCCTCATAAGAAACCGGAGCAACAATCATGTTGCAATTGTTTTGTTGGATAAAATTATCGATGATTTTTAACCAGTTTTTAGGCACAACACAATCTGCATCTGTGGTGATAATCCAATTATTTTTTGCGTTTTTTAATGCTGCAGCAATGGCATCTTTTTTTGGGGAATTAGAAACTCTTTTGTTTTTAATAATTGAAATATTATTTTCAGTATTAGTAAATGATTTTTCAATAATTTCAACCGAATTATCTTTTGAATCATCATCAACAAAAAGAAACTCTACCAAGTTTTTTGAATACTTTAATTGCTGAATAGAATCTGCTAATTTTGGTAAATTTTTTGCTTCATTTCTAAACGGAATAATTACCGAAAAAGCTGTTTTTTCTGATGTTATTGTGCTTTTGAAAACGGCAATTTTGTTAAATCCAATTACAAAAACGAAAATGCAAATGATGTAGCCATAAAATAAAACACTAATGAATATCATTCTTTTTGCTGAATTAATTTGTCCGTACTAAAAGTAAGCACAAAATAGCTTCCAACAATGCTCGGAAGCACAAAATTAAAAATCCACATAAGCAAAACGATTGCTAAAACACTTGCTTCATTAACTTGATAGAAAGAAAAAACGATGATAGCAACAGAACCTTTTACAAGTATATCAAATAAAGACAACATTGGGATAATCGATGCAATTACATACATGGAAAAAACACACATCATTGCGTCTAAATAAAGAATATCAACATTAAAAATGACTAATAAAAAATAAAATTGATGTGAGAAAATTAGATATCGAAATACCGAAAGAAGCATCACTTTTTGCAATAGTTTTTTAGAAAAACCAGTCATTTTATCTTTAAAATACTGTATAGAATATCCTTTAAAAATAAAATCTTTTTTATCAATAAACCTGAAAACTATAAAAAACAGAACGAGAAAAATTACAATGAAAATTACATTCGTAAAATCAAGTTCAATCTTAAAATTGAAAAATAAATACAAGCAACCAATAAGTCCGAAAATAATGGTAACAACTAATTGAGAGATATTTCCGACAAAATTTAACGCTACAATTTTTTTTCGCAATGCTTTTTTAAAATATAATGCTTTTGCGCCATATTCTCCAATCCTGTTCGGGGTAATTAACGATGCTGTTAATGAAGCTAAACTTTGAATTGCAGTTTCAGAAAAAGAATTTTTTTGTACTTGATTTGCTAATAATTTCCATTTTGATATTTCTAAAAACCAATTAAAAATGGTAAAAATCAATAAAAAAAGTATATTTTTTAATGAAAAAATATTGGTTTTTGTCAAAATTGATAAAAAATAAAAAACTGACTGTTGTTGGTTCGTGAAGATTTTATCATAAATAAAATATCCGCAGCCAATAACAATAAAAAGTTTTACGACTAGCGCAAAGAATTGCTTAGATTTGTAAGAATTCGAATGATTCATGAACTGCAAAGTAACAAATAATTATTGTTTAGTTGCAGTGCTAAAATTAAAATCAATCTGAGATTGTGAGTACAGAAAAAATTATATTAGGTATTGATCCAGGAACTACCATTATGGGGTTTGGTGTCATTAAAATTGTGGGTAAAAAAATGGAGTTTGTTCAAATGAACGAACTGATTTTAACCAAATACACCGATCATTATCTAAAACTAAAACTAATTTTTGAACGAACTATCGAATTAATTGACACCTACAATCCAGATGAAATTGCAATTGAAGCGCCTTTTTTTGGTAAAAATGTACAATCGATGTTGAAATTGGGAAGAGCTCAAGGAGTTGCGATGGCGGCAGGTTTATCGAGAGAAATTCCAATTACAGAATATTTACCAAAGAAAATTAAAATGGCAATTACAGGAAATGGAAATGCCAGTAAAGAACAAGTTGCTCTGATGTTAAAATCCTTATTAGATTTAAAAACGTTGCCAAAAAACCTTGATGCAACAGACGGATTAGCAGCAGCAGTTTGTCATTTTTACAATGCAGGAAAAGTTGTTGGCGGGAAAAGTTATACAGGTTGGAGTGCTTTTGTGAAACAGAATGAAAAAAGAGTAAAGAAGTAGTTTCAGTCAACAGTCACAGTATTCAGTCGCAGTATTCAGTTGCAGTTTTCAGTCGCAGTTGCAGTTGCAGTTTTCAGTTGCAGTGTTTTAAAATAAATAATTATGGGATTTAAAGAATTGTTGGCTTTTAAAAAATCATTTGATTTGGCAATGCGAATTTTTGAAATATCTAAATCATTTCCAAAAGAAGAGAAATATTCT encodes:
- a CDS encoding MBL fold metallo-hydrolase, which translates into the protein MKLKIVALFFIIFAMGCKVENKSTEVIKPKKLQQYITVLGIAQDGGYPHIGCQKECCANYYNGTNKRKSVVSLGLVDQQNKQKWLFEATPDMHTQLADLEQHHLKTATIIDGVFLTHAHIGHYTGLMYFGREALGKKGTKVYAMPKMKSFLEKNGPWSQLVSLQNIALQKLQNDSTIVLNNNLKVTPFLVPHRDEFSETVGYKIEGKNKTALFIPDIDKWHKWKKSIIEEVKKVDYAFLDASFLKDGELNRPMSEIPHPFISETVALFKNESLATKNKVIFIHFNHTNPTLQENSKERKEIEKLGFRFASEGNNYEL
- a CDS encoding branched-chain amino acid aminotransferase, whose protein sequence is MNSTIKINPIQNSRIASVDFNNLPFGTVFSDHMFVCDYKDGKWQNPSIQPYAAISLDPSAKIFHYGQSIFEGMKAYKDANENTLLFRPLDNCKRLNKSAERMVIPQVPEKLFMDGLKKLLEIDNAWIPTNEGSSLYIRPFIFATGNGFHASPSTEYKFIIATAPSGAYFAGKVKVLIEEKYARAANGGVGFAKAGGNYAAQFYPTQLAIEKGYNQVIWTDDTSHEYIEEAGAMNIFVRINDTLITSPTSDRILDGITRKSVLQIAKDNGINVEVRKITVKEVVNAAKSGELKELFGAGTAAVISPIAGFGYKEEDFELPELENSFAAQLKKKITDIQTNKTEDPYGWRVQL
- a CDS encoding DUF4920 domain-containing protein; this translates as MKNLLKVCVVFLLVFTACKENSTEKKDTKTAEATTSFDSFGALIFDEGAIDSKAMLDRFKSLKVGDTINVKFASKIDEVCSKKGCWMKLDLTDGTQTMVRFKDYGFFMPLDAKDREVIVNGKAFVQETSVADLKHFAEDAGKTKEEIARITMPKVEFTFEADGVLMKK
- the mnmD gene encoding tRNA (5-methylaminomethyl-2-thiouridine)(34)-methyltransferase MnmD; this translates as MKREIVITADGSSTIHLPDWNENYHSTHGAIQEAKHVFISKGLEAISASEISLLEIGFGTGLNCFITFLEAQKKEKLINYVGVEAFPVTKEEVSKLNYVSELKAKQQQLVFDEIHNCHWEEKHQIHSNFWLTKRKQFFKDIVDENQFELIYFDAFGAEHQPELWTVAIFKKMFKALRVNGILVTYSAKGSVRRAMQEVGFTVERLDGPPGKREMLRGTKYSA
- a CDS encoding glycosyltransferase family 2 protein: MIFISVLFYGYIICIFVFVIGFNKIAVFKSTITSEKTAFSVIIPFRNEAKNLPKLADSIQQLKYSKNLVEFLFVDDDSKDNSVEIIEKSFTNTENNISIIKNKRVSNSPKKDAIAAALKNAKNNWIITTDADCVVPKNWLKIIDNFIQQNNCNMIVAPVSYEADSTFLHQFQRLEFMSLQATTISGFGLNIPFLANGANLMYRKDIFEKLNGFEGNNSIASGDDVFLLEKFLRVYKEKVQYLKSKDVIVKTFPVNSFSELIEQRVRWASKTANYNLVIGKLIGVIILTGNAIIAFAPLLLILKIIAFKTFIFYFLLKLFFDYLLVEKMALFENKKMDFKTYLKSSFVYPYFIVWVFLKSIFSNYQWKERAFKK
- a CDS encoding lysylphosphatidylglycerol synthase domain-containing protein; translation: MNHSNSYKSKQFFALVVKLFIVIGCGYFIYDKIFTNQQQSVFYFLSILTKTNIFSLKNILFLLIFTIFNWFLEISKWKLLANQVQKNSFSETAIQSLASLTASLITPNRIGEYGAKALYFKKALRKKIVALNFVGNISQLVVTIIFGLIGCLYLFFNFKIELDFTNVIFIVIFLVLFFIVFRFIDKKDFIFKGYSIQYFKDKMTGFSKKLLQKVMLLSVFRYLIFSHQFYFLLVIFNVDILYLDAMMCVFSMYVIASIIPMLSLFDILVKGSVAIIVFSFYQVNEASVLAIVLLMWIFNFVLPSIVGSYFVLTFSTDKLIQQKE
- the ruvC gene encoding crossover junction endodeoxyribonuclease RuvC, coding for MSTEKIILGIDPGTTIMGFGVIKIVGKKMEFVQMNELILTKYTDHYLKLKLIFERTIELIDTYNPDEIAIEAPFFGKNVQSMLKLGRAQGVAMAAGLSREIPITEYLPKKIKMAITGNGNASKEQVALMLKSLLDLKTLPKNLDATDGLAAAVCHFYNAGKVVGGKSYTGWSAFVKQNEKRVKK